One Candidatus Eisenbacteria bacterium DNA segment encodes these proteins:
- a CDS encoding amidohydrolase family protein produces MQDFDVIIKDGIVIDGTGAQRYRADVGIRGGRIAKIGRLPSAASRRTLDAGGMVVAPGFVDLHTHYDAQLFWDPYLTLSGWHGVTSAVIGNCGFGFAPIRPEMRERAMLTMTRVEAIPYESMRSGLPWDWVTYPEFLGSVDRAPKAVNVLPYVPVAPLLIWVMGFERAKAGVLPTEAEHRELCRLLGEAMDAGGCGWSAQRLHPEGPGSVQRDYDGGPMVTDVMHDETALRFAAVLAERNQGFMQMALATADGSHDFQHIEQLAEVSGRPILYNVVQSFVRHPEAHRVLIAWLDSCRQRGVRVYGQGVTTTAAFTFTFEDWNLFDDDPAWMEATVGSVAERKQKLADPARRPRLRDYQSGIVTVPIPDITIVDAFAPETKPFENLTIAEVAARTGKHPVDAMLDVAVADDLRTVFYAEPANVNREALREIVGYEWIVPGVSDGGAHTKFFTGGRYPTEFLSRIVREEAMCSLEHAHWRLSALPAHCAGFRDRGTLAEGAPADIVVYDLAKLECLPSEVVHDFPGGEWRRIQRARGYRFVLVNGEVTIEDDCETGRHSGRLLRHGAMQ; encoded by the coding sequence ATGCAGGATTTCGACGTCATCATCAAAGACGGAATCGTGATCGACGGGACCGGCGCGCAGCGATATCGCGCCGACGTCGGCATCCGTGGCGGGCGGATCGCGAAGATCGGGCGCCTGCCCTCGGCCGCCAGCCGGCGAACGCTCGACGCGGGCGGGATGGTCGTCGCGCCCGGCTTCGTGGATCTGCACACGCACTACGACGCGCAGCTCTTCTGGGATCCCTACCTGACGCTCTCGGGCTGGCACGGCGTCACGTCGGCCGTCATCGGCAACTGCGGCTTCGGATTCGCGCCCATTCGGCCCGAAATGCGCGAGCGCGCGATGCTGACCATGACGCGCGTCGAGGCGATCCCCTACGAGTCGATGCGAAGCGGGTTGCCGTGGGATTGGGTGACGTACCCGGAGTTCCTGGGCAGCGTCGATCGCGCGCCGAAAGCAGTCAACGTCCTCCCGTATGTGCCGGTCGCGCCGCTGCTGATATGGGTGATGGGTTTCGAGCGCGCCAAGGCGGGCGTGCTCCCGACCGAGGCCGAGCATCGGGAGCTCTGCCGCCTGCTCGGCGAAGCGATGGACGCGGGCGGCTGCGGCTGGTCGGCGCAGCGCCTCCATCCCGAGGGGCCGGGCTCCGTGCAGCGCGACTACGACGGCGGCCCGATGGTCACCGACGTCATGCACGACGAGACGGCGCTGCGATTCGCCGCGGTGCTCGCCGAGCGCAATCAGGGGTTCATGCAGATGGCGCTCGCGACGGCCGACGGCTCGCACGACTTCCAGCACATCGAGCAGCTCGCCGAGGTGAGCGGGCGGCCCATCCTGTACAACGTAGTCCAATCGTTCGTGCGCCACCCCGAGGCGCACCGCGTCCTGATCGCGTGGCTCGACTCGTGCCGCCAGCGAGGCGTCCGCGTATACGGACAGGGCGTCACGACCACGGCGGCCTTCACCTTCACGTTCGAGGACTGGAACCTCTTCGACGACGATCCGGCATGGATGGAGGCCACGGTCGGCTCCGTAGCCGAGCGCAAGCAAAAGCTGGCTGACCCCGCGCGGCGCCCGCGACTTCGCGACTACCAGTCGGGCATCGTGACGGTGCCGATCCCCGACATCACGATCGTCGACGCCTTCGCACCGGAAACGAAGCCTTTCGAGAATCTGACCATCGCGGAAGTTGCGGCCCGCACCGGCAAACACCCCGTCGACGCGATGCTCGACGTCGCGGTGGCCGACGATCTGCGCACCGTGTTCTACGCCGAGCCGGCGAACGTCAATCGCGAAGCCCTGCGCGAGATCGTCGGCTACGAATGGATCGTGCCCGGCGTTTCCGACGGCGGCGCGCACACGAAGTTCTTCACCGGCGGTCGCTATCCGACCGAGTTCCTCTCCCGCATCGTGCGCGAGGAGGCCATGTGCTCGCTCGAGCACGCCCACTGGCGGCTGTCGGCGCTGCCCGCCCACTGCGCCGGATTCCGCGATCGCGGCACGCTCGCCGAAGGCGCACCGGCCGACATCGTCGTCTACGATCTCGCGAAGCTCGAATGCCTGCCGTCCGAGGTGGTCCACGACTTCCCGGGCGGCGAATGGCGGCGGATCCAGCGCGCACGTGGCTACCGCTTCGTGCTCGTCAACGGCGAGGTCACGATCGAGGACGACTGCGAAACCGGCAGGCACTCGGGCCGGCTCCTCCGCCACGGAGCGATGCAATGA
- a CDS encoding metalloregulator ArsR/SmtB family transcription factor, which translates to MPRSADEALNRTLLALSDPTRRAILRRLADHDARVTDLSAPFDMSLAAVSKHIRVLEQAGLVRRTITGREHRLTFDASALLPVSEWIAAQRVVWERRLDALEAVLVKRRAARRKA; encoded by the coding sequence ATGCCGCGTTCTGCCGACGAAGCGCTGAACCGTACCCTCCTCGCTCTCTCCGATCCCACCCGGCGGGCGATCCTCCGCCGGCTCGCCGACCACGACGCGCGCGTGACGGATCTGTCGGCGCCGTTCGACATGTCGCTGGCGGCCGTCTCGAAGCACATCCGCGTCCTCGAGCAGGCCGGTCTCGTGCGGCGGACGATCACGGGTCGCGAGCATCGGCTCACCTTCGACGCGAGCGCGCTCCTTCCCGTCTCCGAGTGGATCGCCGCGCAGCGCGTCGTCTGGGAACGGCGTCTCGACGCCCTCGAAGCCGTCCTCGTGAAGCGCCGCGCGGCGCGTCGAAAGGCCTGA
- a CDS encoding SRPBCC domain-containing protein — MANPSPERLVVERVLPAAPAEVYAAWTTPETLRMFMCPGDMSAPIVEADVRVGGNFRIVMRGERETEHRGEYRVLEPGRRLVFTWASPSTGWVPTLVTIELSPHEDGTRLVLVHEGLATDDIRGRHRQGWTSIVEKLAHYIERKEKA; from the coding sequence ATGGCGAACCCATCCCCCGAGCGCCTCGTCGTCGAACGCGTCCTGCCCGCAGCGCCCGCGGAGGTCTACGCCGCCTGGACGACGCCGGAGACGCTCCGCATGTTCATGTGTCCGGGCGACATGAGCGCACCCATCGTCGAGGCCGACGTGCGCGTGGGCGGCAATTTCCGCATCGTCATGCGCGGCGAGCGCGAAACGGAGCATCGCGGCGAGTACCGGGTGCTCGAGCCCGGCCGGCGCCTCGTCTTCACGTGGGCCTCGCCCAGCACCGGATGGGTGCCCACGCTGGTCACGATCGAGCTGTCGCCGCACGAGGACGGAACCCGCCTAGTGCTCGTCCACGAAGGCCTCGCGACGGACGACATCCGCGGCCGCCACCGCCAGGGCTGGACCAGCATCGTCGAGAAGCTCGCCCATTACATCGAGAGGAAGGAGAAGGCATGA
- a CDS encoding DUF899 domain-containing protein, whose protein sequence is MSTVDHPVVSHEAWLAARVAFLAKEKEFSRLRDELSRQRRQLPWEKVDKAYVFDGPHGKESLADLFGRRSQLAVYHFMFGPDYEAGCKSCSFWADNFDGIDVHLAHRDVSFVAISHAPLAKLEAFKKRMGWRFKWLSSFHSDFNYDYGVSSTPEALQGEGAPYNYTSRNTSQTELPGASVFYKAPDGTVFHTYSCYSRGIDLLNGAYNWLDLTPKGRDEDALQFTQAWVRHHDAYED, encoded by the coding sequence ATGAGTACCGTAGATCATCCCGTCGTTTCGCACGAGGCGTGGCTCGCCGCGCGCGTCGCATTCCTCGCCAAGGAGAAGGAGTTCAGCCGGCTGCGCGACGAGCTCAGCCGCCAGCGCCGCCAGCTCCCGTGGGAGAAGGTCGACAAGGCGTACGTGTTCGACGGTCCGCACGGCAAGGAATCGCTCGCCGACCTCTTCGGCCGGCGGAGCCAGCTCGCCGTCTACCACTTCATGTTCGGGCCGGACTACGAGGCGGGCTGCAAGAGCTGCTCGTTCTGGGCCGACAACTTCGACGGCATCGACGTCCACCTCGCGCATCGCGACGTGAGCTTCGTCGCCATCTCGCACGCCCCGCTCGCCAAGCTCGAGGCCTTCAAGAAGCGGATGGGATGGCGCTTCAAGTGGCTCTCGTCGTTCCACAGCGACTTCAACTACGACTACGGCGTGTCGTCGACGCCCGAAGCGCTGCAGGGGGAGGGCGCGCCGTACAACTACACGTCGCGCAACACGAGCCAAACCGAGCTGCCGGGAGCGAGCGTCTTCTACAAGGCGCCCGACGGCACCGTGTTCCACACCTACTCCTGCTACTCGCGCGGCATCGATCTCCTGAACGGCGCCTACAACTGGCTCGACCTGACGCCCAAGGGCCGCGACGAGGACGCGCTGCAGTTCACCCAGGCCTGGGTTCGCCACCACGACGCATACGAGGATTGA
- a CDS encoding DUF2182 domain-containing protein: MIGDFRAMTLGAERRDAGGEPTFRATATLLFVASAAVTVWWCGSMSGGMPMPGGWTMSMAWMRMPGQTWPAAAASFMAMWVLMMVAMMLPSLVPMLSRYRRAVRVQNERHLATLTAIAGAGYLFAWAVFGAAVYPVGVVLAAAEMGSPALARCVPIATGVVLVLAGCAQRTSWKARALAHCRDVACGRSLPPDGRTAWSHGVGLGVHCGLCCSGLMAAMLVIDVMDVFIMGLIAAAITTERLAPKPERVARATGLLLVATGVFEIARAGFG, from the coding sequence ATGATCGGCGACTTCCGAGCGATGACGCTCGGCGCCGAGCGTCGCGACGCCGGCGGCGAGCCGACGTTTCGCGCGACGGCCACCCTCCTCTTCGTCGCGAGCGCCGCGGTAACGGTCTGGTGGTGCGGCTCGATGTCCGGCGGGATGCCGATGCCCGGCGGGTGGACGATGTCCATGGCCTGGATGCGCATGCCCGGGCAGACCTGGCCGGCGGCCGCCGCATCCTTCATGGCGATGTGGGTCCTGATGATGGTGGCCATGATGCTGCCGTCGCTCGTGCCCATGCTCTCGCGCTACCGCCGCGCGGTACGGGTGCAGAACGAGCGCCATCTCGCGACTCTCACCGCCATCGCGGGTGCGGGCTACCTCTTCGCGTGGGCCGTGTTCGGCGCGGCCGTGTATCCCGTTGGCGTCGTCCTTGCGGCAGCCGAGATGGGCTCGCCGGCGCTGGCGCGCTGCGTGCCCATCGCCACGGGCGTCGTGCTCGTTCTCGCGGGCTGCGCGCAGCGCACGTCCTGGAAGGCCCGCGCGCTCGCGCACTGCCGCGACGTTGCGTGCGGGCGCTCGCTTCCGCCGGACGGCCGCACCGCCTGGTCGCACGGCGTCGGTCTCGGCGTGCACTGCGGCCTGTGCTGCTCCGGTCTCATGGCGGCGATGCTCGTCATCGATGTGATGGACGTCTTCATCATGGGGCTCATCGCGGCCGCCATCACCACCGAGCGCCTCGCGCCGAAGCCGGAGCGAGTCGCCCGCGCGACGGGGCTTCTCCTCGTCGCGACGGGCGTGTTCGAGATCGCGCGCGCCGGATTCGGCTGA
- a CDS encoding NADH:flavin oxidoreductase translates to MSPGTPPPDPFAPATLGPLRLKNRFVKAATFEGVSPGGLVSQELVDYHLRPVRGGVAMTTVAYLAVAPEGRTDAGCMWLRPAAVPGLRRLVDAVHAEGALVAGQIGHAGPVANAKSNGVPALSPRRMFSPLSMRFSRAISATEIARVTEDYARGAALMAQAGFDSIEIHLAHNYLLSSFLSPRFNTRSDEWAGTLESRARFARQVVAAVRDAAPKRMAVTAKISLHDGVPGGFMPPESIAFARMLEVDGHLDALEMTGGSSLANPIYLFKGEAPIADFAKILPPIPRLAFRFLGKRFMPSYPFTEGYFRPMALEVRKAVAMPLIFLGGINKLSTVRQAMTDGFDFVAMGRAVLREPDLVRRMQDGSQIEGTCIHCNRCMVSIYSGSRCVVDHPEPIVASGPVA, encoded by the coding sequence ATGAGCCCCGGAACGCCCCCGCCCGATCCGTTCGCGCCCGCGACGCTGGGTCCGCTGCGGTTGAAGAACCGGTTCGTCAAGGCGGCGACGTTCGAAGGCGTCTCGCCGGGCGGCCTCGTCTCGCAGGAGCTGGTCGACTACCACCTGCGCCCGGTGCGCGGCGGCGTCGCGATGACGACCGTCGCCTATCTCGCCGTCGCCCCCGAGGGCCGCACCGACGCGGGGTGCATGTGGCTGCGCCCGGCGGCGGTACCCGGGCTTCGCCGTCTGGTCGACGCCGTCCATGCCGAAGGCGCGCTCGTCGCCGGACAGATCGGCCACGCCGGGCCGGTGGCGAACGCGAAGAGCAACGGCGTGCCGGCGCTCTCGCCGCGTCGCATGTTCAGCCCGCTCTCGATGCGCTTCTCGCGCGCCATCTCCGCGACGGAGATCGCGCGGGTGACGGAGGACTACGCCCGTGGCGCCGCGCTCATGGCGCAGGCCGGATTCGACTCGATCGAGATCCACCTGGCCCACAACTACCTCCTGTCGTCGTTCTTGAGCCCGCGGTTCAACACGCGGAGCGACGAGTGGGCGGGCACCCTCGAGAGCCGCGCCCGCTTCGCGCGCCAGGTGGTCGCCGCCGTGCGCGACGCGGCACCGAAGCGCATGGCCGTCACCGCGAAGATCTCGCTTCACGACGGCGTACCCGGCGGCTTCATGCCTCCGGAGAGCATCGCCTTCGCGCGCATGCTCGAGGTCGACGGACACCTCGACGCCCTCGAGATGACCGGCGGCTCGTCACTCGCGAACCCGATCTACCTGTTCAAGGGCGAGGCGCCCATCGCCGACTTCGCCAAGATCCTGCCACCGATCCCGCGCCTCGCGTTCCGGTTCCTCGGCAAGCGGTTCATGCCGTCCTATCCCTTCACCGAGGGTTATTTCCGCCCGATGGCGCTCGAAGTCCGCAAGGCCGTCGCGATGCCGCTCATCTTCCTCGGCGGCATCAACAAGCTCTCGACGGTGCGCCAGGCGATGACCGACGGCTTCGACTTCGTCGCGATGGGTCGTGCGGTGCTGCGCGAGCCGGATCTCGTCCGGCGCATGCAGGACGGCTCGCAGATCGAGGGGACCTGCATCCACTGCAACCGCTGTATGGTGTCGATCTACAGCGGAAGCCGCTGCGTGGTCGATCATCCGGAGCCGATCGTCGCGTCCGGTCCCGTGGCCTGA
- a CDS encoding arylsulfatase — MKSRVLAVVLAAAAILGTVWSAAAADKPNILVIMGDDVGWFNIGAYHQGIMSGKTPNLDKLAAEGMRFTDYYAEASCTAGRANFITGEIPLRTGLTTVGQAGADVGIPAQACTLATALKAQGYATGQFGKNHLGDLNKFLPTVHGFDEFFGYLYHLDAMSDPYWYSFPVDEKYYNTYGPRSLIHSYATDKDDPTDMPRWGKVGKQKVVDEGPLPPFPDMSNVPNMHDLPFLKAKYDMTTFDEVLVKASSDFMDKAKKDGKPFFVWHNTTRMHVWTFLSKKYGGMQNSETNYGLEEAGMAQMDDAIGALLKHLDDIGEADNTIVIFTTDNGAEVFTWPDGGMTPFRATKGTVFEGGFRVPAIIRWPGKIKPGTVENGIFSGLDWFPTLMNAAGNPNITDQLLKGVKLGDQTYKNHLDGYDQTDLLTGKGPSKRHELWYFGGPHLGAVRLDDFKFQFFQQPWGWPGEKVATDMPTMVNIRQDPFERTPNLRGESWNNSAPGYTLDFFAREFWRFVMVQQYVTKLAMTAIDYPPMQDPASFNLDEVKKQIEAMMKRHEGQ; from the coding sequence ATGAAGAGCAGGGTGCTCGCAGTCGTCCTGGCTGCCGCCGCCATCCTGGGCACGGTCTGGTCCGCCGCAGCGGCCGACAAGCCCAACATCCTCGTCATCATGGGAGACGACGTGGGGTGGTTCAACATCGGCGCCTACCATCAGGGCATCATGAGCGGGAAGACGCCGAACCTCGACAAGCTCGCTGCCGAGGGCATGCGCTTCACCGACTATTACGCCGAGGCGAGCTGCACGGCCGGTCGCGCGAACTTCATCACCGGCGAGATCCCGTTGCGCACGGGGCTCACCACCGTCGGACAGGCCGGCGCCGACGTCGGCATTCCGGCGCAGGCATGCACGCTCGCGACCGCGCTGAAGGCGCAGGGCTATGCCACCGGCCAGTTCGGCAAGAACCACCTCGGCGACCTGAACAAGTTCCTGCCGACGGTGCACGGCTTCGACGAGTTCTTCGGCTATCTGTACCACCTCGACGCGATGTCGGACCCGTACTGGTACTCGTTCCCGGTCGACGAGAAGTACTACAACACCTACGGCCCGCGGAGCCTCATCCACAGCTACGCGACCGACAAGGACGACCCGACCGACATGCCCCGCTGGGGGAAGGTCGGTAAGCAGAAGGTCGTCGACGAGGGGCCGCTGCCCCCGTTCCCGGACATGTCGAACGTCCCGAACATGCACGACCTGCCGTTCCTCAAGGCGAAGTACGACATGACCACCTTCGACGAGGTGCTGGTGAAGGCGTCGAGCGACTTCATGGACAAGGCCAAGAAGGACGGCAAGCCCTTCTTCGTGTGGCACAACACGACGCGGATGCACGTGTGGACCTTCCTCTCCAAGAAGTACGGCGGGATGCAGAACAGCGAGACGAACTACGGTCTCGAGGAAGCCGGCATGGCGCAGATGGACGACGCCATCGGCGCCCTGTTGAAGCACCTGGACGACATCGGCGAGGCCGACAACACGATCGTCATCTTCACGACCGACAACGGCGCGGAAGTGTTCACGTGGCCGGACGGAGGCATGACGCCGTTCAGGGCCACCAAGGGCACCGTCTTCGAGGGCGGCTTCCGCGTGCCCGCCATCATTCGCTGGCCGGGCAAGATCAAGCCCGGCACGGTGGAGAACGGCATCTTCTCCGGCCTCGATTGGTTCCCCACGTTGATGAATGCGGCGGGCAACCCGAACATCACCGATCAATTGCTGAAGGGCGTCAAGCTCGGCGATCAGACCTACAAGAACCACCTCGACGGCTACGACCAGACCGATCTCCTCACCGGGAAGGGCCCGTCCAAGCGTCACGAGCTCTGGTACTTCGGCGGCCCGCACCTGGGCGCGGTCCGCCTCGACGACTTCAAGTTCCAGTTCTTCCAACAGCCATGGGGATGGCCGGGCGAAAAGGTGGCGACCGACATGCCCACGATGGTCAACATCCGGCAGGATCCGTTCGAGCGGACGCCAAACCTCCGCGGTGAAAGCTGGAACAACAGCGCGCCCGGGTACACGCTCGACTTCTTCGCCCGTGAGTTCTGGCGCTTCGTCATGGTTCAGCAGTACGTCACCAAGCTGGCGATGACGGCGATCGACTATCCGCCGATGCAGGACCCCGCCTCCTTCAACCTCGACGAGGTGAAGAAGCAGATCGAGGCGATGATGAAGCGACACGAAGGTCAGTGA
- a CDS encoding HAD family hydrolase, which translates to MPLLLGGLAVQAQTDPLPSWNDGDSKKAIVEFVRTTTTQGSPNFVPEVERIATFDQDGTLWVEHPLYTQVLYCLDRVPAVVKAKPELAKVEPFKTVLSGNREAMAKLSMDDLMKILAATLTGMSVDEFRAEARHWLDTAKDPRWKRPFTELTYLPMLEVQKYLRANGYKTYIVTGGGQDFVRVYAEDVYGIPPEQVVGTAGGTKYGYAKDGEPFLTKEPKLLLNDNDAGKPEGIHLMIGRRPYAAFGNSTGDRQMLEYTKAGAGTRLAMLVLHDDAAREYAYGPARGLPATKVGTFTPALDDEAKKQGWVVISMKNDWKRIFAFEQ; encoded by the coding sequence ATGCCGCTCCTCCTCGGAGGCCTGGCGGTGCAGGCACAGACCGACCCGCTCCCCTCCTGGAACGACGGCGACTCCAAGAAGGCGATCGTCGAATTCGTGCGGACGACGACGACACAGGGCAGCCCCAATTTCGTACCGGAGGTCGAACGCATCGCCACCTTCGACCAGGACGGCACGCTCTGGGTCGAGCACCCGCTGTACACGCAGGTGCTCTACTGTCTCGACCGCGTGCCGGCGGTCGTGAAGGCGAAGCCCGAGCTGGCGAAGGTGGAGCCCTTCAAGACCGTGCTGTCGGGGAACCGGGAGGCGATGGCGAAGCTGTCGATGGACGACCTCATGAAGATCCTCGCCGCGACGCTGACCGGCATGAGCGTCGACGAGTTCCGGGCCGAGGCGAGGCACTGGCTCGACACGGCGAAGGATCCGCGCTGGAAGCGACCCTTCACCGAGCTCACCTACCTGCCGATGCTCGAGGTGCAGAAGTATCTCCGCGCCAACGGCTACAAGACCTACATCGTCACCGGCGGCGGCCAGGACTTCGTGCGGGTGTATGCCGAGGACGTGTACGGCATTCCGCCCGAGCAGGTGGTCGGCACCGCGGGCGGCACCAAGTACGGCTACGCCAAGGACGGCGAGCCGTTCCTCACCAAGGAGCCGAAGCTGCTCCTGAACGACAACGACGCGGGCAAGCCCGAAGGGATCCATCTGATGATCGGACGCCGGCCATACGCGGCGTTCGGCAACTCGACCGGCGATCGGCAGATGCTCGAGTACACCAAGGCCGGCGCCGGCACGCGGCTCGCGATGCTCGTGCTGCACGATGACGCCGCACGCGAGTACGCCTACGGCCCGGCACGCGGACTGCCCGCGACGAAGGTCGGCACGTTCACCCCGGCGCTCGACGACGAGGCGAAGAAGCAGGGCTGGGTCGTCATCAGCATGAAGAACGACTGGAAGCGCATCTTCGCCTTCGAGCAGTAA
- a CDS encoding serine hydrolase domain-containing protein, whose translation MTVSRVAIALGLAPSPAHVDGIVHPDFVGVVEALRWQLATYPGGAAVCVYQRGECVADLWGGMRDEIGRPWLRETMAPSFSTTKGVASTLVHVLVDRGLIDYDAPVAAYWPEFAQHGKSAITVRHVLAHQSGLYHIRQMVDRAERMLDWQHMIRAIESATPIHPPGMRTGYHGLTYGFLVGELAQRVGGKPFPDLVRQYIAKPLGLDGLYVGAPREELPRAAKLIWPQRGLQRLLETGLVRIGGRELGDYIDAPARLLQRGLDAVGVQLDLPSILDALAPRGIAAFDFGADATLQVAIPAANGLFTARALARMYAALAGGGMLDGVRLLSPETLARATQVQASTSSRVVIPFDMRWRLGYHGVFTTRGVPRRAFGHFGFGGSGGWADPSRELAVALIVNSGMGTPFGDLRIARIGAAALAGAARRRDAPATAASVPVADCQSASDAGLARLRARS comes from the coding sequence ATGACCGTCTCGCGAGTGGCGATCGCGCTCGGGCTCGCGCCCTCGCCGGCGCACGTCGACGGGATCGTGCATCCCGACTTCGTCGGCGTCGTCGAGGCGCTGCGGTGGCAGCTCGCGACCTACCCCGGTGGCGCGGCCGTATGCGTCTACCAGCGCGGCGAGTGCGTGGCCGACCTGTGGGGCGGCATGCGCGACGAGATCGGCCGTCCCTGGCTCCGCGAGACGATGGCGCCGAGCTTCTCCACCACCAAGGGCGTCGCCTCCACGCTCGTGCACGTGCTCGTCGACCGCGGGCTCATCGACTACGACGCGCCGGTCGCCGCGTACTGGCCGGAGTTCGCCCAGCACGGCAAGAGCGCGATCACCGTGCGCCACGTGCTCGCGCATCAATCGGGGCTGTACCACATCCGCCAGATGGTCGACCGCGCCGAGCGCATGCTCGACTGGCAGCACATGATCCGTGCGATCGAGAGCGCGACGCCTATTCACCCACCCGGCATGCGGACCGGATACCACGGGCTCACCTACGGCTTCCTCGTGGGCGAGCTGGCCCAGCGCGTCGGCGGCAAGCCGTTCCCCGACCTCGTGCGCCAGTACATCGCCAAGCCGCTCGGGTTGGATGGGCTCTACGTCGGTGCGCCGCGCGAGGAGCTGCCGCGCGCGGCCAAGCTCATCTGGCCGCAGCGCGGGCTCCAGCGGCTGCTCGAGACCGGTCTCGTGCGCATCGGCGGTCGCGAGCTCGGCGACTACATCGACGCACCGGCCCGGCTCCTCCAGCGCGGGCTCGACGCCGTGGGCGTGCAGCTCGATCTGCCGAGCATCCTCGACGCGCTCGCGCCGCGCGGCATCGCCGCCTTCGACTTCGGCGCGGACGCCACGCTCCAAGTCGCCATCCCGGCCGCGAACGGGCTCTTCACGGCGCGGGCCCTCGCCCGCATGTATGCCGCCCTCGCGGGCGGCGGCATGCTCGACGGCGTACGGCTGCTGTCGCCCGAGACGCTCGCGCGCGCCACCCAGGTGCAGGCGTCGACGTCGTCGCGCGTCGTCATTCCCTTCGACATGCGTTGGCGGCTCGGCTACCACGGCGTCTTCACGACGCGCGGCGTTCCGCGTCGCGCCTTCGGCCACTTCGGCTTCGGGGGCTCCGGCGGCTGGGCGGATCCGAGCCGCGAGCTCGCGGTGGCGCTCATCGTGAATAGCGGCATGGGGACACCCTTCGGCGACCTCCGCATCGCACGGATCGGTGCCGCCGCTCTTGCAGGCGCCGCCCGCCGTCGTGACGCGCCGGCCACGGCCGCGAGTGTACCGGTCGCCGACTGCCAGTCTGCGAGCGATGCGGGGCTCGCGCGTCTGCGAGCACGTTCCTAG